One Paraburkholderia caffeinilytica DNA segment encodes these proteins:
- a CDS encoding Ldh family oxidoreductase, translating into MEKVHLSLEEVNALSMRVLTSNGMAEDHARAIARVITAGQRDECHSHGIYRLLVCVRSLREGKLVGDARPQVSELSPAIVRVDAGFGYSQLAFELGSKVLVEKARNVGIAALSINNCFHFSALWPEVEAIASEGLAAVAMTPSHSWVAPAGGTKPVFGTNPIAFAWPRPGKFPFVFDFATSAIARGDIELHRRTGKEIPLGWAVDEAGQPTTDPAAAMRGAMLTFGGHKGSALSAMVELLAGPLLGDMTSLESQKFDEGVGATPCHGELVLAFNPDMFAAGKRVQGEQYAEAMFDAIAGQGARLPSQRRFEARVRSEANGVEVSAELYADVKALIRN; encoded by the coding sequence ATGGAAAAAGTCCACCTGTCTCTCGAAGAAGTGAACGCGTTGTCCATGCGGGTACTCACGTCCAATGGCATGGCCGAAGATCACGCTCGGGCGATCGCGCGGGTGATTACGGCAGGTCAACGGGACGAGTGTCACTCGCACGGGATTTACCGTCTGCTTGTCTGCGTCAGGTCTCTTCGGGAAGGCAAGCTCGTGGGCGATGCGAGGCCTCAGGTCAGTGAGCTTTCGCCCGCGATTGTTCGAGTCGACGCTGGATTCGGATACTCACAGCTAGCCTTCGAATTGGGCAGCAAAGTTCTTGTTGAAAAGGCTCGGAACGTTGGCATCGCGGCACTCTCGATCAACAACTGCTTCCACTTTTCGGCTCTCTGGCCCGAGGTGGAGGCTATCGCGAGCGAGGGGCTCGCCGCTGTAGCGATGACTCCCAGTCATAGCTGGGTCGCACCGGCGGGCGGCACCAAGCCGGTGTTCGGGACCAATCCGATCGCCTTCGCGTGGCCGCGGCCGGGCAAGTTTCCATTCGTTTTCGATTTTGCGACGAGTGCGATCGCCCGTGGCGATATCGAGTTGCACAGAAGAACAGGAAAGGAAATCCCCCTTGGCTGGGCCGTCGACGAGGCTGGGCAACCGACGACGGACCCGGCTGCCGCGATGCGAGGCGCAATGCTCACATTCGGCGGCCATAAAGGCTCTGCCCTGTCGGCGATGGTCGAACTGCTTGCCGGCCCTCTGCTCGGGGATATGACCAGCCTCGAATCGCAGAAATTCGATGAAGGCGTGGGTGCGACTCCCTGTCATGGTGAACTGGTACTCGCGTTCAATCCCGATATGTTCGCTGCCGGAAAGCGCGTGCAGGGTGAGCAGTACGCAGAAGCCATGTTCGACGCGATTGCGGGGCAGGGTGCGCGGCTACCGTCGCAACGGCGATTCGAGGCAAGGGTTCGAAGCGAAGCAAATGGCGTCGAGGTGAGTGCCGAACTCTACGCGGACGTCAAGGCGCTGATTCGGAACTAA
- a CDS encoding NYN domain-containing protein, with the protein MNTVWIVDGTYLATALRGGTSVEMIANMECELVAAQRAPMKRSLYFDLSRDVDLDLAGPLFNGLRSNRLRTPFDVHLIALPMPADEAACCDARRLLAVETAVGAMRFAAESDCDRLVLTAADAALEPAISAVRLRYSKELWLNIAHSERARVLESFADRVIWLDS; encoded by the coding sequence ATGAATACGGTATGGATCGTCGACGGAACCTATCTGGCGACCGCCCTGCGAGGAGGTACGTCCGTCGAGATGATCGCGAACATGGAGTGTGAACTGGTCGCAGCACAACGCGCCCCGATGAAGCGCTCGTTATATTTCGATCTCTCGCGCGACGTCGATCTGGATCTCGCGGGCCCTTTGTTCAATGGGCTGCGTTCGAACAGACTGCGAACCCCGTTCGATGTGCACCTGATTGCTCTGCCAATGCCGGCAGACGAGGCGGCTTGCTGCGACGCTCGCAGACTGCTTGCAGTCGAAACGGCGGTCGGAGCCATGCGGTTTGCCGCGGAAAGCGATTGTGATCGTCTTGTTTTGACTGCCGCCGATGCGGCCCTGGAGCCGGCAATTTCGGCTGTCCGGCTCCGGTATTCGAAGGAACTCTGGCTCAACATCGCGCACAGCGAACGCGCAAGGGTACTGGAATCATTCGCGGATAGAGTGATATGGCTCGACAGTTGA
- a CDS encoding NAD(P)/FAD-dependent oxidoreductase produces MNTYDVVVIGAGVIGSSVAFQLAKLGAKNVLVLDRGTIGAGTTSQSSGILRTHYSVKENVELARKSWDVFNNFASYLGDDEASCGLVKCGYMIVAAEGDKLEPLRASLNQQKEQGIPLELLDRKQAGELLPIAQFGDAALIGYEPEAGFADAYLVATSFARAARRGGVTIRENASVNRILIENGKVVGVSTSIGDFATSMVISTQNIWTPELAGWTGKSLPVMPERHAVLALECEAAKYTFSMPVFKDLASPGMLYYRSYGGNQMLVSEGVVGETLNTTEVEQGDIPMDYVVEVGAQVAERFPEYETAGIASSWTGVYDVTPDWNPVLGKLPGIEGLVVGYGFSGHGFKLSPTVGRVLAQEALGLPTDVSLKPYSIERFTTGELLTGKYGLGAVS; encoded by the coding sequence GTGAATACATATGATGTGGTCGTGATCGGGGCGGGTGTTATCGGCAGTTCGGTGGCATTCCAGCTTGCGAAGCTGGGGGCAAAAAACGTGCTCGTGCTCGACCGTGGCACGATCGGCGCCGGAACAACCTCACAATCGTCGGGCATTTTGCGCACCCACTACTCGGTCAAGGAAAACGTGGAGTTGGCGCGCAAATCGTGGGACGTCTTCAACAACTTCGCGTCCTATCTCGGCGACGACGAAGCGTCGTGCGGGTTGGTGAAGTGCGGATACATGATCGTCGCCGCCGAGGGCGATAAACTCGAGCCTCTGCGCGCGTCCCTGAATCAGCAGAAAGAACAAGGTATTCCGCTCGAATTGCTCGACAGGAAACAGGCCGGCGAACTGCTTCCCATCGCGCAGTTCGGCGATGCGGCCCTGATCGGCTACGAGCCCGAAGCCGGATTTGCGGATGCTTACCTGGTCGCCACCAGCTTCGCGCGTGCGGCGCGGCGCGGCGGCGTGACCATTCGCGAGAATGCCTCGGTCAACCGGATTCTCATCGAGAACGGCAAGGTCGTTGGCGTCTCTACCAGCATCGGCGACTTCGCCACGTCGATGGTGATCAGCACCCAGAATATCTGGACTCCGGAACTGGCTGGCTGGACCGGCAAATCCCTGCCCGTCATGCCGGAACGCCACGCCGTGCTGGCGCTCGAATGTGAAGCCGCAAAGTACACGTTCTCGATGCCGGTCTTCAAGGACCTTGCGTCGCCAGGCATGCTCTATTATCGCAGCTACGGCGGCAACCAGATGCTCGTCAGCGAAGGGGTGGTCGGGGAGACGCTCAACACGACCGAAGTGGAGCAAGGCGACATCCCGATGGACTATGTCGTGGAAGTCGGCGCTCAGGTTGCCGAGCGCTTCCCCGAATACGAAACCGCCGGGATCGCGTCCTCGTGGACGGGTGTCTACGACGTGACGCCGGACTGGAACCCGGTTCTCGGCAAATTGCCCGGCATTGAGGGACTGGTTGTCGGCTATGGATTCTCCGGCCACGGCTTCAAACTTTCGCCGACGGTTGGTCGCGTGCTGGCCCAGGAAGCGCTGGGTCTGCCGACCGATGTGTCGCTGAAGCCCTACTCCATCGAGCGCTTTACCACCGGCGAACTGTTGACCGGCAAATACGGTCTCGGCGCGGTGTCCTGA